In Chryseobacterium oranimense, a single window of DNA contains:
- a CDS encoding SDR family oxidoreductase, with amino-acid sequence MSKNDLNGKVVLIAGGGKNLGGLLSRDFAAKGAKLAIHYNSESSKEESEKTLAEVKALGAEAFLFQGDLTKVENITKFFDEAVKTFGGIDIAINTVGMVLKKPFVETTEAEYDTMFGINSKSAYFFLQEAGKKVNDHGKICTIVTSLLAAYTGLYSTYAGAKAPVEHFTRAASKEFGDRGISVTAVAPGPMDTPFFYGQETPDAVAYHKSASALGGLTDIKDIAPLVEFLVTDGWWITGQTIFANGGYTTR; translated from the coding sequence ATGTCAAAAAATGATTTAAACGGAAAAGTAGTACTTATAGCGGGAGGCGGGAAAAACCTCGGAGGATTGTTGAGCAGGGATTTTGCAGCGAAAGGAGCAAAGCTTGCCATTCATTACAACAGTGAAAGTTCAAAAGAGGAAAGCGAAAAAACTTTGGCTGAGGTAAAGGCTTTGGGTGCTGAAGCATTCCTGTTTCAGGGAGACCTTACTAAAGTAGAAAACATTACAAAGTTTTTTGATGAGGCTGTAAAAACTTTCGGAGGTATTGATATTGCCATTAATACTGTGGGTATGGTGCTGAAAAAACCATTCGTTGAAACCACTGAAGCTGAATATGATACCATGTTCGGGATTAATTCAAAATCTGCCTATTTTTTCCTTCAGGAAGCCGGCAAAAAAGTGAATGACCACGGTAAGATTTGTACTATTGTTACTTCTTTACTGGCTGCATATACAGGATTGTATTCAACTTATGCAGGGGCTAAGGCGCCGGTAGAGCACTTTACAAGAGCTGCTTCCAAAGAGTTCGGTGACAGGGGGATTTCTGTGACAGCTGTGGCTCCGGGACCTATGGATACCCCTTTCTTTTACGGTCAGGAAACTCCGGATGCTGTAGCTTATCATAAATCTGCATCGGCATTAGGCGGGCTTACTGATATTAAGGATATTGCGCCTTTAGTGGAATTTTTGGTCACTGACGGATGGTGGATCACCGGGCAGACTATTTTTGCCAACGGAGGATATACTACAAGGTAA
- a CDS encoding VOC family protein yields the protein MDTKFEAGINIAIKIPKNKYEKTVAFYRDILKLEVEEKPIVNPTVSRTHEVKFGNNIIWLDCVDNYTHSETWLQLTVSNVEEATRYLQSNGVETCDEIEELPENMHWITDPAGTVFNLQQI from the coding sequence ATGGATACAAAATTTGAAGCAGGAATTAATATCGCTATAAAAATTCCAAAAAATAAATATGAAAAAACAGTTGCTTTTTACAGAGATATCCTGAAGCTGGAGGTTGAAGAAAAACCGATTGTCAATCCTACGGTTTCGAGAACACATGAAGTGAAATTCGGGAACAATATTATATGGCTGGACTGTGTGGACAATTATACCCATTCGGAGACCTGGTTGCAGCTTACTGTTTCCAATGTGGAAGAAGCAACAAGGTATTTGCAATCCAACGGTGTGGAGACATGTGACGAAATTGAAGAGCTTCCTGAAAATATGCACTGGATTACTGATCCGGCAGGAACGGTTTTTAATTTACAGCAAATATAA
- a CDS encoding dihydrofolate reductase family protein, with the protein MRKITVLSMITMDGVMQAPGGPEEDTSGDFKYGGWTVSYGDEIFGQIMQEEMKPADYLLGRKTFDIFASYWPHHADFWPAVNEGTKYVLSQTMEKSDWKNTVFLKSAEDIQKLKQSEGTDIQVWGSSELVHLLLKHDLVDEIRLKIYPLILGEGKKWIDNNALPAAFILTESHVTSKGVIIANYKRSGEIITGDIEL; encoded by the coding sequence ATGAGAAAAATAACCGTTCTATCAATGATTACAATGGATGGCGTTATGCAGGCACCGGGCGGTCCTGAAGAAGATACATCCGGTGACTTTAAATACGGAGGCTGGACAGTGTCGTATGGGGATGAAATTTTTGGTCAGATCATGCAGGAAGAAATGAAACCTGCTGATTATCTTCTGGGCCGGAAAACATTTGACATTTTTGCTTCCTACTGGCCGCATCATGCTGATTTTTGGCCTGCCGTCAATGAAGGGACCAAATATGTGCTGTCCCAAACCATGGAAAAATCAGATTGGAAAAATACTGTTTTTCTCAAAAGCGCGGAGGATATACAGAAGCTTAAGCAATCTGAAGGTACTGATATTCAGGTCTGGGGCAGCAGTGAGCTTGTTCATCTGTTGTTGAAACATGATCTTGTGGATGAAATCCGGCTTAAAATTTACCCTTTGATCCTTGGTGAAGGAAAAAAATGGATTGACAATAATGCTCTTCCGGCCGCCTTTATCTTAACAGAAAGCCATGTGACCTCAAAGGGAGTTATCATAGCCAATTATAAACGTTCCGGTGAGATTATAACAGGTGATATTGAGCTGTAA
- a CDS encoding alpha/beta fold hydrolase — MENVLKSNPFFKLLMMVIIMLIGSQQVYGQKVKPSESGYAPVNGIKMYYEVYGEGKPIILLHGAFMTIDTNWGQLIPELSKNRKVIAVELQGHGHTPFSERKLSHAALAGDVAAVMDYLKIDKADIVGYSFGGAIAYQFAIQNPGKLNKLVIISAAYKSAGWIPQVSSAFKSMKPELFTNSPMHTAYDAVAPDKTKWTPFLEQMIAAAGQPFDFGDSNISKISAPVLIISGDNDGLDKAELAKTYKLLGGGISADLAPMPKSQLAIVPGQSHVSLMMQTDTILNYLNNFLK, encoded by the coding sequence ATGGAAAATGTATTAAAATCCAACCCTTTTTTTAAGCTTCTGATGATGGTAATCATTATGCTTATAGGATCACAACAAGTTTACGGACAAAAAGTAAAGCCTTCGGAAAGCGGTTATGCACCTGTTAACGGAATTAAAATGTATTATGAAGTGTATGGTGAAGGCAAGCCCATTATATTGCTGCACGGAGCTTTTATGACCATCGATACCAATTGGGGGCAGCTGATCCCTGAACTGTCAAAGAACAGGAAAGTAATTGCCGTCGAACTGCAGGGCCACGGCCACACACCGTTTTCAGAAAGAAAATTATCACATGCCGCTTTAGCCGGTGATGTGGCAGCAGTAATGGATTATCTGAAAATTGATAAGGCAGATATAGTAGGGTACAGCTTTGGCGGAGCAATAGCTTACCAGTTTGCCATACAGAACCCCGGAAAATTAAATAAGCTGGTGATTATTTCGGCAGCCTATAAAAGTGCAGGGTGGATACCGCAGGTAAGCAGTGCTTTTAAATCGATGAAGCCGGAGCTTTTTACGAATAGTCCAATGCACACTGCCTACGATGCAGTGGCACCTGATAAAACAAAATGGACCCCATTTTTGGAGCAGATGATTGCCGCTGCCGGACAGCCGTTTGATTTTGGGGATTCCAATATTTCTAAAATCTCCGCACCCGTCCTCATCATATCCGGGGACAATGACGGACTTGATAAAGCGGAGCTGGCAAAAACCTACAAATTACTGGGAGGCGGTATTTCTGCCGATCTGGCCCCTATGCCGAAGTCTCAGCTGGCTATTGTTCCGGGACAGAGCCATGTCAGTCTGATGATGCAAACCGACACGATCCTTAACTACTTAAACAATTTTTTGAAGTAA
- a CDS encoding bacteriocin-like protein, with amino-acid sequence MKNLKKINRQEMKAIKGGINCTGGQLCLINGKWECRPYDGCGGGNQP; translated from the coding sequence ATGAAAAATTTAAAAAAAATCAACAGACAGGAAATGAAAGCAATTAAAGGCGGGATCAACTGTACAGGCGGCCAATTATGCTTAATCAACGGAAAATGGGAATGCAGACCATACGATGGATGTGGCGGCGGAAACCAACCTTAA
- a CDS encoding bacteriocin-like protein, whose product MKNFKKISRDQLKSINGGASCSEACCPPPGIKRCPWVVCVAPCDILI is encoded by the coding sequence ATGAAAAATTTTAAGAAAATTTCAAGAGATCAGTTGAAGAGCATCAATGGTGGTGCCAGCTGCTCTGAAGCATGCTGCCCACCTCCGGGAATTAAAAGATGCCCTTGGGTAGTCTGCGTAGCCCCGTGTGATATATTAATTTAA
- a CDS encoding ATP-binding protein: MQKYISSVFLFIFSIIFSQQYNIRLYNTDNGLPQNSVKDIIKDRYGFIWLTTENGIVRYDGIKFLVYKNLPLNSQRFMYFYGHPEKDSIYTTADYGRTVLISQKYPKAINLLKKNSNFIFKDKLNYFLYCSNYTYTTSPGVNLYFHLKEGTYFIKENSVQYIDAATKKEENLNIRAFYKNTARIFVNNKSVFFIDYQSKSIRKIEKGKITDEYSEPLLTDLRSKIYWSRINNQVFIVNKNTIYMCHYDGNGFRTSKLVELEDLTKNIISMYYDKTYKKLYLGSSTNGLQVISFPDFVSIRRPPSKPESVFYNTLPYSDSSVINTFGEVYDHNGLLEDKKFKGITPFFMAYDEKGNIVTRRANELMIYQKKNSYKEIISKKKFILVDFFTDAHRYYALEIHLKKDGTPGYNGTLLIYEGLSFKTVKKKFFLRNEPVKALKFDEEHMLVGTTKELFKISLKTNKILRINSCNELSIRNIIKSKDGNFWITTLGKGFYLLKNNRLIRMPYDANNNISSSHTLLEDASGIFWIPTNNGLYKVPESQLLRYVQDRKLKVNYYRFSKESGFNTNEFNGGGNNCGNRLKNGEFVFPSLDGLVFFNPAKVKSYYPSDIYVERAVIDNKEQYFKKTLNLKPEANRIDIFIDVPYYSAPDNLLIEAKLNGTPSTSWEPVGRDGKFSISNLSYGNHSFVVRMLISDKGEYIYRKINIIIPPYFYQTVWFKIFLSSLILLFLYVLVKWRLHILKKKNHELEEIINSRTKSLSDTVEKLEITKIKLHKEIEQQKKLIGTITHDITTPVKFIALTAKEALNQNELSSQQSGKILSSIYKSSDQLYNFTITLKEYADIYTHHRSDKTELYSLYKLIEEKRVLFNAIAENHHTVIINNVDKTLLVWISKNILSAIVHNLLDNSVKFTKNGTITIESSTERDIITLLIRDTGIGMDEKKIEYYTKLQDNIENEKLLLQKYGMGLHLVLQLLQMIEGRIVFKKNIVKGTSFKLILTNKKYD; this comes from the coding sequence GTGCAAAAGTATATTTCCTCCGTTTTTCTTTTTATTTTTTCTATTATTTTCAGCCAGCAATATAACATCAGGTTATATAATACCGACAACGGCCTTCCGCAAAACAGCGTAAAAGATATTATAAAAGACCGGTACGGTTTTATATGGCTAACGACTGAAAACGGAATTGTAAGGTATGACGGAATTAAATTCCTGGTTTACAAGAATCTTCCATTAAACAGCCAGCGGTTTATGTATTTCTACGGTCATCCTGAAAAAGACAGCATTTATACTACAGCTGATTATGGAAGAACTGTACTCATCAGTCAAAAGTATCCCAAGGCAATAAACTTATTGAAAAAAAATTCGAATTTTATATTCAAAGATAAACTGAATTACTTTTTATACTGCTCCAATTACACTTATACTACATCTCCGGGCGTAAATCTTTATTTTCATCTTAAAGAAGGCACTTATTTTATAAAAGAAAATTCTGTACAGTACATTGATGCCGCTACTAAAAAAGAAGAAAACCTGAACATCAGAGCATTCTATAAAAACACTGCCAGAATTTTTGTCAACAATAAATCTGTATTCTTTATTGATTACCAATCTAAAAGCATCCGGAAAATTGAAAAAGGAAAAATCACTGATGAATATAGTGAACCGTTACTTACGGACCTCCGCAGTAAAATTTACTGGAGCCGGATTAACAACCAGGTTTTCATAGTCAATAAGAATACCATTTACATGTGCCATTACGATGGAAACGGCTTCAGGACATCGAAACTTGTGGAGCTTGAAGATTTGACTAAAAATATCATCAGCATGTATTATGACAAAACTTATAAGAAGCTCTATCTCGGCAGCAGTACCAACGGTTTGCAGGTGATTAGTTTTCCTGATTTTGTCAGCATCCGGAGACCACCTTCAAAACCTGAATCTGTTTTTTACAACACACTGCCTTACAGTGACTCATCAGTCATTAACACTTTCGGAGAAGTTTATGATCATAACGGGCTTTTAGAAGACAAAAAGTTTAAAGGCATCACCCCTTTTTTCATGGCCTATGACGAGAAAGGAAACATCGTTACCCGTAGAGCAAATGAGCTGATGATCTACCAGAAAAAAAATTCTTACAAGGAAATTATTTCCAAAAAGAAATTTATTTTAGTAGACTTCTTTACCGATGCCCACAGATATTATGCTTTGGAAATACATCTGAAAAAAGACGGTACGCCCGGTTACAACGGAACTCTTCTGATATATGAAGGACTGTCTTTTAAAACGGTGAAAAAAAAGTTTTTCTTACGTAACGAACCTGTTAAAGCCCTGAAATTTGATGAAGAACACATGCTGGTTGGAACTACAAAAGAACTGTTTAAAATATCGCTAAAAACCAATAAAATACTTCGTATAAATTCCTGCAATGAATTATCCATCCGCAATATTATAAAATCAAAAGACGGTAATTTCTGGATAACCACTTTAGGAAAAGGATTTTATCTGCTGAAAAACAACCGCCTGATCAGAATGCCGTATGATGCTAACAACAATATTTCTTCTTCCCATACTCTTTTGGAAGATGCATCCGGGATTTTCTGGATTCCTACCAACAACGGACTTTACAAGGTTCCGGAAAGCCAACTGCTCCGGTATGTTCAGGATAGAAAACTCAAGGTCAATTATTACAGGTTCTCAAAAGAATCAGGTTTTAATACCAATGAATTCAATGGAGGCGGTAATAACTGCGGCAACAGATTAAAAAACGGTGAATTTGTATTCCCTTCCTTAGACGGCCTGGTTTTCTTTAATCCGGCAAAAGTAAAAAGCTATTATCCCAGTGATATTTATGTAGAAAGAGCTGTCATAGATAATAAAGAGCAGTATTTCAAAAAGACACTCAATTTAAAGCCGGAAGCCAACCGTATTGATATTTTCATTGATGTTCCCTATTATTCAGCCCCCGACAATCTCCTTATAGAGGCAAAGCTGAACGGAACTCCCAGTACCAGCTGGGAACCTGTAGGAAGAGACGGAAAATTTTCCATTTCAAATCTTTCCTATGGAAATCATTCTTTTGTAGTAAGAATGCTGATTTCCGACAAGGGAGAATACATTTACAGAAAAATAAACATCATTATTCCGCCGTATTTTTATCAGACTGTATGGTTCAAAATATTTCTGTCGTCCCTTATACTGCTCTTTTTGTACGTTCTGGTAAAGTGGAGACTGCATATTCTGAAAAAGAAAAACCATGAACTGGAAGAGATCATCAACTCCCGTACAAAAAGCCTTTCTGATACTGTTGAAAAGCTTGAAATCACCAAAATAAAGCTTCATAAAGAAATTGAGCAGCAAAAGAAACTTATCGGGACTATTACCCACGATATCACAACACCTGTAAAATTTATTGCCCTCACAGCAAAAGAGGCTCTGAATCAAAATGAACTAAGCAGCCAGCAGAGTGGAAAAATCCTGAGCTCTATATACAAATCTTCAGATCAGCTGTACAATTTTACCATTACCTTAAAAGAATATGCGGACATCTATACACACCACCGTTCCGACAAAACAGAACTCTATTCCTTATATAAGCTGATAGAAGAAAAAAGAGTTCTTTTTAATGCCATAGCAGAAAACCACCATACTGTTATTATCAACAATGTAGACAAAACGTTATTGGTATGGATCAGCAAAAATATATTGTCTGCCATTGTTCACAACCTGCTGGACAATTCTGTAAAGTTCACCAAAAACGGTACAATAACGATAGAAAGCAGTACAGAGAGAGATATCATCACCCTGTTGATAAGGGATACCGGCATTGGAATGGATGAAAAGAAAATAGAATATTATACAAAGCTTCAGGATAATATTGAAAACGAAAAGTTACTACTGCAAAAATACGGAATGGGTCTTCACCTCGTCCTGCAGCTGCTTCAGATGATTGAAGGTAGAATTGTCTTCAAAAAAAATATAGTAAAAGGAACGTCATTCAAACTAATTTTAACTAATAAAAAATATGATTAA
- a CDS encoding response regulator transcription factor gives MIKNILIADDHEIVLVGTSMILESRIQDVVIDQAEDYPEALEKISKQKYDLVILDINMPESKNKKMITEIKALDPAIKILIFSAYEEEVAVQYIKAGANGYISKLSKSEEISDAVNKIFSDGFYYPSSIVQQLLQKSPLDSIKNLSAREYEIFILMVHGNGNLEISNKMGIQMPTISTYKKRIHNKLKTKNLADLIKLYQTYIA, from the coding sequence ATGATTAAGAATATACTCATTGCCGATGATCACGAGATTGTTTTGGTAGGCACAAGCATGATTCTGGAGTCAAGAATTCAGGATGTAGTGATAGATCAGGCTGAAGACTATCCGGAAGCTCTGGAAAAAATATCAAAGCAGAAATATGATCTTGTTATTTTGGACATCAATATGCCGGAAAGCAAAAATAAAAAAATGATCACCGAAATTAAAGCCCTAGATCCCGCCATAAAAATCCTTATATTTTCGGCTTATGAAGAAGAGGTTGCCGTACAGTATATAAAAGCGGGTGCCAATGGATACATCAGCAAACTAAGTAAATCCGAAGAAATCTCAGATGCCGTAAACAAAATATTTTCTGACGGTTTTTATTACCCGTCATCCATTGTACAGCAACTCCTCCAGAAGTCTCCATTGGACTCCATAAAAAATTTATCCGCCAGGGAATATGAAATTTTTATCCTAATGGTACATGGCAACGGTAATCTGGAAATCTCTAATAAGATGGGAATACAGATGCCAACGATCAGCACTTATAAAAAAAGAATCCATAACAAACTAAAAACCAAAAATTTAGCAGATCTCATTAAGTTATACCAAACCTATATCGCCTGA
- a CDS encoding terpene synthase family protein, producing the protein MSNENFNPLELLTNKFRYPFPTLKNPHADELQQITENQWIDGEYLWLYKNNPEIRKKYKKTLTAHIAAQWFPTAPIERFKPICRLMLWTLYNDDLYEEEKPENIEYVQIQSIAILNGKISAWQSGIPLGNMLASLREELLQFIPQESVLRFSRMISRYFDGLKTELEYKRNKKFPTVADCIALREDSICLYPFLQLTEVETGIILPPEIHEHPVVRRLQALACHLVTFFNEVQSVVKDEATGSIYYNIVKVIQNERGMSLEEACLEDLRLHNEDLKEFVTLQASLPDFGIWHEAVVNWVHYMSMVLSGWKNISTKLARYNAMEFPNTEELREKLNKRLPEPKEIN; encoded by the coding sequence ATGAGTAATGAAAATTTTAATCCGCTTGAACTGCTCACAAACAAGTTCAGGTACCCTTTCCCAACTCTTAAGAATCCCCATGCAGATGAACTGCAGCAGATTACCGAAAACCAGTGGATTGACGGAGAATACCTCTGGCTCTACAAAAACAATCCCGAGATCCGTAAAAAGTACAAAAAGACCCTGACCGCGCACATTGCAGCCCAATGGTTTCCTACAGCCCCGATAGAAAGATTTAAACCTATCTGCAGGTTAATGCTCTGGACTCTCTATAATGATGATCTATATGAGGAAGAAAAACCGGAGAATATTGAGTATGTGCAGATTCAGTCGATTGCAATACTGAACGGGAAAATCAGTGCCTGGCAGTCCGGAATACCATTAGGCAATATGCTTGCCTCACTGAGGGAAGAACTGCTACAGTTTATACCACAGGAGTCTGTCCTCCGTTTCAGCCGGATGATCAGCAGATATTTCGACGGTCTGAAAACCGAACTGGAATATAAAAGAAACAAAAAGTTTCCAACGGTGGCAGACTGTATCGCTTTAAGGGAGGATTCTATCTGCCTGTATCCTTTTTTACAGCTTACAGAGGTAGAAACCGGGATTATATTACCCCCGGAAATACACGAGCACCCTGTTGTCCGGCGGCTGCAGGCCCTTGCCTGCCATCTGGTCACATTTTTCAATGAGGTGCAGTCTGTGGTAAAAGATGAAGCAACCGGAAGTATCTACTATAATATTGTCAAAGTCATCCAGAACGAGCGTGGAATGTCCCTGGAAGAAGCATGTCTTGAAGATCTGCGTCTCCATAACGAAGACCTGAAAGAATTTGTCACGCTGCAGGCTTCCCTTCCTGATTTTGGGATCTGGCATGAAGCCGTTGTGAACTGGGTTCATTATATGAGCATGGTACTGAGCGGCTGGAAAAATATTTCAACAAAACTGGCCCGTTACAATGCCATGGAATTTCCAAATACGGAAGAGCTCAGGGAAAAGCTAAACAAACGATTACCTGAACCCAAAGAAATTAACTAA
- a CDS encoding terpene synthase family protein → MTAEQFNSSDYLPQGFYPWPDLINPHVEQMGRDMDSWIDNDYTFLTEKQREIYKKMRLHRCTARMWPDLTYEQAVPCNRFMLQYVALDDQVEHLSLEEIQQLRTRCTDILKGAEPAPEENALYHHMAMIRDEFLAFMPDLWMERFIYYFYQSFRYGIELEFPYKIAHRPPSLNLFKTIREYSVLMRPYLILGEIESGLVLPQHIFEHIVVQKMISHMTLVVAWQNDIHSLPKEMAKGTEVFNLIFVLQQEYNLSLEDACAEALRIHNEELKNLMDLHKEYREFSEYQEYIDKFVYYAGVGLQGVNTFYLETNRYKHGGVGFAWPEDHAANKSL, encoded by the coding sequence ATGACAGCAGAACAATTTAACAGCTCAGATTATTTACCGCAGGGATTTTATCCCTGGCCCGATCTTATTAATCCACATGTAGAACAGATGGGAAGGGATATGGATAGCTGGATTGACAATGATTATACTTTTTTAACGGAAAAGCAGCGCGAAATTTATAAAAAAATGAGGCTCCATAGGTGTACCGCCCGTATGTGGCCGGACTTAACCTATGAACAGGCCGTTCCCTGCAACAGATTTATGCTTCAGTACGTTGCACTCGATGATCAGGTGGAACATTTATCTCTTGAGGAAATTCAGCAGCTGAGGACCCGTTGTACCGATATTCTTAAAGGCGCTGAACCTGCTCCGGAAGAAAATGCCCTTTATCATCATATGGCAATGATCCGGGATGAATTTCTTGCTTTCATGCCTGATCTGTGGATGGAACGCTTTATTTACTATTTCTATCAATCCTTCAGGTACGGAATAGAACTGGAGTTTCCTTACAAAATAGCCCACCGTCCCCCTTCCCTGAATCTTTTTAAAACTATCCGGGAATATTCTGTTCTCATGCGCCCGTACCTGATCCTTGGTGAAATTGAATCAGGACTTGTACTGCCACAACATATCTTTGAGCATATAGTGGTACAAAAGATGATCTCCCACATGACGCTGGTCGTAGCCTGGCAAAATGACATTCATTCTCTTCCAAAAGAAATGGCAAAAGGCACAGAAGTCTTTAACCTGATCTTTGTATTGCAGCAAGAGTATAATCTTTCATTGGAAGATGCCTGCGCAGAGGCTTTGCGTATCCACAATGAAGAATTAAAAAATCTTATGGATTTGCATAAGGAATACCGGGAATTCAGCGAGTATCAGGAATATATTGATAAGTTCGTCTACTATGCCGGCGTGGGGCTTCAGGGCGTTAATACTTTTTATCTAGAAACCAACAGGTACAAACATGGCGGAGTAGGTTTTGCATGGCCTGAGGATCATGCCGCAAACAAAAGTCTGTAA
- a CDS encoding membrane-binding protein gives MKKLFTSAVFALIISIHTNAQKRIYFDENWEKTTQSKMEFYRETENRGKLTLIRDFYKNGTLQMEGLVSDATPGSEVYEGQITWYNAEGKVLSTGTFSGGNQVGPAKTFDEQGRILEDLVYKADGTFTGKIYNYKNPEEMSYYNMVTTYETPDNFKSVVYDEDIKGIRYETVSNSNTGAFETKFYGEKGKFIGVNSSGNSADKVTVEYYQDPMKVSKIEKQNKEGVVTESIIYSKNGEILQEEKKNKKGGYKKTYDEAGKLIGNLTYTYDKETDSYKPQDGEDYLFNYNFSGFVTIETYKNGFAVLNKYFDENGKLSSEQVLKDEMTQEIRYYYPDGKPKGAVTYKDDMPYNGTLYEGLVEQHYKDGVLVHSRYFRDEENLKAETKINADQTAYNSTVYDEKGAVVYTYSQPVGQDSGFTAQIVQYVKGKPTHKAVVKDGILQSGKIKYKSEYGLKELERSGKWILVKVFNPEGGLIQESKVLAEAGEQDPYNALNTQITEADLQYEFFESM, from the coding sequence ATGAAAAAATTATTTACATCAGCGGTTTTCGCCCTGATCATAAGCATTCACACCAACGCACAGAAAAGAATCTATTTTGACGAAAACTGGGAGAAAACCACTCAGAGCAAGATGGAATTTTACCGGGAAACCGAAAACAGAGGAAAACTCACTTTAATCAGAGATTTTTATAAAAACGGAACGCTTCAGATGGAAGGGCTTGTTTCGGATGCTACGCCGGGAAGTGAAGTTTATGAAGGTCAGATTACCTGGTACAATGCAGAAGGTAAAGTTTTAAGTACAGGAACATTCTCGGGTGGTAACCAGGTTGGACCGGCTAAAACTTTTGATGAGCAGGGAAGGATTTTGGAAGATTTGGTTTATAAGGCAGACGGTACTTTTACAGGCAAAATCTACAATTATAAAAACCCGGAAGAAATGTCTTATTATAACATGGTTACTACCTATGAAACTCCCGATAACTTCAAATCCGTTGTTTATGATGAGGATATTAAAGGAATTCGTTATGAAACTGTAAGTAACAGCAATACAGGAGCTTTCGAAACCAAATTTTATGGTGAAAAAGGAAAATTTATCGGGGTAAACAGTTCCGGAAATTCTGCGGATAAAGTAACGGTAGAGTATTACCAGGATCCTATGAAGGTGTCCAAAATTGAAAAGCAAAATAAAGAAGGAGTAGTAACGGAAAGTATCATCTACTCTAAAAATGGTGAAATTCTGCAGGAAGAAAAGAAAAACAAAAAAGGCGGCTATAAAAAAACTTATGATGAAGCGGGAAAGCTGATAGGCAATCTTACCTACACTTATGATAAAGAAACTGACTCTTACAAGCCTCAGGACGGAGAAGATTATCTGTTTAATTATAATTTTTCCGGTTTTGTTACCATCGAGACTTATAAAAACGGTTTTGCGGTCCTGAATAAATATTTTGATGAAAACGGGAAATTATCTTCCGAACAGGTTCTGAAAGATGAGATGACCCAGGAGATCAGGTATTATTATCCGGACGGGAAACCAAAAGGTGCGGTGACGTATAAAGATGACATGCCTTATAACGGTACCCTATACGAGGGACTTGTAGAACAGCATTATAAGGATGGCGTTTTAGTGCATTCCAGATATTTCAGAGACGAAGAAAATTTAAAAGCGGAAACAAAAATTAATGCAGACCAGACGGCATATAATTCTACTGTTTATGATGAAAAGGGAGCAGTTGTCTATACCTACAGCCAGCCGGTAGGACAGGATAGCGGTTTCACAGCACAGATTGTACAGTATGTCAAAGGAAAACCTACCCATAAAGCAGTTGTAAAAGATGGTATTCTTCAAAGCGGAAAAATTAAATATAAATCCGAATACGGTTTGAAAGAACTGGAACGCAGCGGAAAATGGATCCTTGTAAAAGTTTTTAATCCTGAAGGAGGATTAATCCAGGAATCCAAGGTCCTTGCGGAAGCAGGAGAGCAGGACCCTTATAATGCATTAAATACACAGATTACAGAAGCTGATCTTCAGTATGAATTTTTTGAATCTATGTAG